One region of Parambassis ranga chromosome 12, fParRan2.1, whole genome shotgun sequence genomic DNA includes:
- the LOC114443965 gene encoding hydroxycarboxylic acid receptor 3-like has protein sequence MNSTQANVCCAFQSPILDRVLPPVLILEFMFGLMGNFVALWMFIFHMDTWKPNSVYLTHLAVADSIVLFCLPFRADYYRRGKNWLYGDAMCRILLFLLAANRAAGIFFLTAVAVDRYLKIVHPLNRINRMGLGYALWVSLGLWGLIFLATGYLLADKHFYYNSNRTQCESFNICMGFSPLSTWHNTFYVIQFFLPTSIVAFCTIRIMWQLRSRTIDKKGKIKRAVWFILAVALIFVTCFFPSTMSRIAVWVLKLWYNECKYFEEANLAFYTTVCLTYFNSVLNPLVYYFSSPAFSGTFQKLLNKLLRKSDDDKDPTESSENDISTVDGRRV, from the coding sequence ATGAATTCCACGCAGGCAAACGTTTGCTGTGCCTTCCAGTCGCCCATCCTGGACCGGGTTCTACCTCCTGTCCTCATCCTGGAGTTCATGTTTGGTCTGATGGGGAACTTCGTGGCTCTGTGGATGTTCATCTTCCACATGGACACGTGGAAGCCTAACTCCGTGTACCTCACTCACCTGGCGGTGGCGGACTCCATCGTGCTGTTCTGCCTTCCGTTCAGAGCCGACTACTACAGGCGAGGGAAGAACTGGCTGTACGGAGACGCCATGTGTCGcatcctgctcttcctcctggcTGCCAACCGTGCGGCGGGGATCTTCTTCCTCACGGCTGTGGCGGTGGATCGCTACTTGAAAATTGTCCACCCCTTGAACCGGATCAACCGGATGGGCCTGGGCTACGCTCTCTGGGTCTCTCTGGGCCTCTGGGGTCTGATTTTTCTGGCTACCGGCTACCTTCTTGCAGACAAACACTTTTATTACAACAGCAACCGCACGCAGTGTGAGAGCTTCAACATCTGCATGGGCTTCAGCCCCCTCTCCACCTGGCACAACACCTTCTACGTCATCCAGTTCTTCCTGCCCACGTCCATCGTGGCCTTCTGCACCATCCGAATCATGTGGCAGCTGAGGAGCCGGACCATAGACAAGAAGGGGAAAATCAAGCGGGCTGTGTGGTTCATCCTGGCCGTGGCGCTGATCTTCGTCACCTGCTTCTTTCCCAGCACCATGTCCCGCATCGCAGTGTGGGTCCTCAAGCTGTGGTACAACGAGTGCAAGTACTTTGAAGAGGCCAACCTGGCCTTCTACACCACCGTGTGCCTCACCTACTTCAACAGCGTCCTCAACCCGTTGGTGTATTACTTCTCGAGCCCGGCCTTCAGCGGCACCTTCCAGAAGCTCCTGAACAAACTGCTGAGGAAGAGCGACGATGACAAAGACCCCACAGAGTCCTCCGAGAATGACATCTCCACCGTGGATGGCAGGAGGGTGTGA